In Lotus japonicus ecotype B-129 chromosome 5, LjGifu_v1.2, one genomic interval encodes:
- the LOC130716767 gene encoding ABC transporter B family member 21-like has translation MSVEEDGVNNKHDETTNPAETSTNGEKEGKSKQKEKQETVPFHRLFSFADSTDILLMCIGTIGAVGNGMGLPLMTLLFGQMIDSFGSNQRNPDVVEQVSKVSLKFVYLAIGCGVAAFLQVSCWMVTGERQAARIRGLYLKTILRQDVAFFDKETNTGEVIGRMSGDTVLIQDAMGEKVGKFLQLIATFIGGFIIAFIKGWLLTVVMLSTLPLLVVSGAAMAVIIGRMASRGQTAYAKAGHVVEQTIGSIRTVASFTGEKQAVTDYSKFLVDAYKSGVHEGSTAGIGLGTVMFVIFGGYALAVWFGAKMIMEKGYNGGTVINVIIAVLTSSMSLGQASPSLSAFAAGQAAAYKMFETIKRKPEIDASDPSGKILEDIRGEVELRDVYFSYPARPEELIFNEFSLHISSGTTAALVGQSGSGKSTVISLIERFYDPHAGAVLIDGINLKEFQLRWIRGKIGLVSQEPVLFASSIKENIAYGKDGATVEEIRHASELANAAKFIDKLPQGLDTMVGEHGTQLSGGQKQRIAIARAILKDPRILLLDEATSALDSESERVVQEALDRIMGNRTTIIVAHRLSTVRNADMIAVIHRGKMVEKGTHSELLKDPEGAYSQLIRLQEVNKVSEETADHHNKNELSVESFRQSSQRRSLQKSISRGSSLGNSSHHSFSVSFGLPTVVNASDPEQENLQPKEKAPEVPLRRLASLNKPEILVLFLGCLAAVGNGVIFPIFGVLISSVIKTFYEPFDEMKKDSKFWAIMFMILGIASLLVIPARSYFFSVAGCKLIQRIRLICFEKVVNMEVSWFDEPENSSGAVGARLSADAASVRALVGDALGLLVQNIATLLAGLIIAFVASWELAFIILVLIPLIGVNGYVQMKFMKGFSADAKMMYEEASQVANDAVGSIRTVASFCAEDKVMELYRKKCEGPMKTGIRQGVISGSGFGVSFFLLFCVYATSFYAGARLVDAEKATFSDVFRVFFALTMAAIGISQSSSFAPDSSKAKSATASIFGMIDKKSEIDPSDESGTTLDNVKGEIELRHVSFKYPSRPDIQILRDLNLAIHSGKTVALVGESGSGKSTVIALLQRFYNPDSGEITLDGIEIRELQLKWLRQQMGLVSQEPVLFNNTIRANIAYGKGGNATEAEITSASELANAHRFISGLQQGYDTIVGERGTQLSGGQKQRVAIARAIIKSPKILLLDEATSALDAESERVVQDALDKVMVNRTTVVVAHRLSTIKNADVIAVVKNGVIVEKGRHETLINVKDGFYASLVQLHTSASTV, from the exons ATGAGTGTGGAAGAAGATGGAGTGAATAATAAGCATGATGAGACAACGAATCCTGCAGAGACTAGCACAAATGGGGAGAAGGAAGGAAAGAGCaaacagaaagaaaaacagGAGACAGTTCCATTTCACAGATTGTTCTCATTTGCAGACTCCACCGACATTCTGTTGATGTGTATTGGAACCATTGGTGCTGTTGGAAATGGAATGGGTTTGCCTCTCATGACATTGCTCTTTGGTCAAATGATTGATAGCTTTGGAAGTAACCAGAGAAACCCTGATGTAGTGGAACAAGTGTCCAAG GTCTCTTTGAAATTTGTATACTTGGCAATAGGATGTGGGGTTGCAGCTTTCCTTC AGGTGTCATGTTGGATGGTCACAGGGGAAAGACAAGCTGCAAGAATAAGGGGATTGTATTTGAAAACTATACTGAGACAAGATGTGGCTTTCTTTGATAAGGAAACAAACACAGGAGAGGTGATAGGGAGAATGTCAGGGGACACGGTTCTCATACAAGATGCCATGGGTGAGAAG GTTGGGAAATTTCTGCAGCTAATAGCAACATTCATTGGGGGATTTATCATTGCCTTCATCAAAGGGTGGCTTCTTACTGTTGTCATGTTGTCCACTCTTCCACTTCTTGTTGTGTCAGGTGCTGCCATGGCTGTCATCATAGGCAGGATGGCTTCTCGAGGTCAAACTGCTTATGCGAAAGCAGGACATGTAGTTGAACAGACAATTGGCTCAATAAGAACG GTTGCATCCTTTACTGGGGAAAAGCAAGCAGTAACTGATTATAGCAAATTTCTCGTAGATGCTTACAAATCAGGAGTTCATGAAGGCTCCACAGCTGGAATAGGCCTAGGAACAGTTATGTTTGTAATTTTTGGTGGTTATGCTTTGGCTGTGTGGTTTGGTGCAAAGATGATAATGGAAAAAGGATATAATGGCGGCACAGTGATTAATGTGATTATTGCAGTTTTAACTTCCTCCAT GTCTCTTGGACAGGCATCTCCTAGCTTGAGTGCTTTTGCTGCAGGCCAGGCTGCAGCTTACAAAATGTTTGAAACAATTAAAAGGAAGCCAGAGATAGATGCATCCGATCCTAGTGGAAAAATATTAGAGGACATTAGAGGTGAAGTAGAGTTAAGGGATGTTTATTTCAGTTATCCAGCCAGACCGGAGGAGCTGATATTCAATGAATTCTCTCTTCATATATCTAGCGGTACAACTGCAGCATTAGTTGGACAAAGTGGAAGTGGCAAGTCCACAGTCATCAGTTTGATAGAAAGATTTTATGATCCACATGCAGGTGCAGTTCTTATTGATGGTATTAACCTGAAAGAATTTCAGCTTAGGTGGATCAGAGGAAAAATTGGCCTTGTTAGTCAGGAGCCTGTGTTGTTTGCATCTAGCATTaaggaaaatattgcatatggAAAGGATGGAGCAACGGTTGAAGAGATAAGACATGCATCTGAACTTGCAAATGCTGCTAAGTTCATTGATAAATTGCCTCAG GGATTGGACACAATGGTTGGTGAGCATGGAACTCAGTTATCTGGTGGACAAAAGCAGCGCATTGCGATTGCAAGAGCAATCCTAAAAGATCCAAGAATTCTACTTCTAGATGAAGCAACAAGCGCACTTGATTCGGAGTCTGAAAGGGTAGTGCAAGAGGCTCTAGACAGGATCATGGGAAACAGAACTACAATTATTGTGGCACATCGCTTGAGCACTGTGAGGAATGCTGATATGATTGCTGTAATTCACAGAGGGAAGATGGTCGAAAAAG GGACACACTCAGAATTACTCAAGGATCCCGAGGGAGCTTACTCTCAATTAATACGATTACAGGAAGTAAACAAGGTATCAGAAGAAACTGCAGACCATCACAACAAGAATGAACTTTCTGTAGAATCATTTAGACAATCTAGTCAAAGGAGATCACTTCAAAAATCCATTAGCCGAGGATCATCTTTAGGGAACAGTAGCCACCATTCATTTTCAGTTTCTTTTGGTCTACCTACAGTGGTTAATGCCTCTGATCCTGAACAAGAAAACTTACAACCCAAGGAAAAAGCACCAGAGGTTCCACTACGTCGCCTTGCTTCCCTCAACAAGCCAGAGATTCTTGTTCTTTTCCTAGGATGTTTAGCTGCAGTAGGAAATGGTGTTATATTTCCAATATTTGGCGTATTGATTTCCAGTGTCATCAAAACATTCTATGAACCATTCGATGAGATGAAGAAGGATTCCAAGTTTTGGGCAATAATGTTTATGATCCTTGGTATAGCATCATTGCTAGTGATTCCAGCACGATCTTACTTTTTCTCTGTGGCTGGATGCAAGTTAATCCAACGTATCAGGTTAATATGTTTTGAGAAGGTGGTTAACATGGAGGTCAGTTGGTTTGATGAGCCTGAGAACTCGAGCGGTGCTGTTGGTGCAAGGCTCTCAGCAGATGCTGCTTCTGTTCGTGCCCTTGTTGGTGATGCTCTAGGACTATTAGTTCAAAATATAGCAACTTTATTGGCAGGTTTGATTATTGCATTCGTTGCAAGCTGGGAGCTAGCATTTATTATTCTTGTCTTGATCCCCTTGATTGGAGTAAATGGCTATGTTCAAATGAAATTCATGAAGGGATTCAGCGCAGATGCAAAG ATGATGTATGAGGAAGCAAGCCAAGTTGCTAATGATGCAGTTGGGAGCATAAGAACTGTAGCGTCTTTCTGTGCTGAGGATAAGGTTATGGAACTATACAGGAAGAAATGTGAGGGACCTATGAAAACTGGGATAAGGCAGGGTGTGATAAGTGGATCAGGATTCGGGGTTTCATTTTTCTTACTATTTTGTGTCTACGCAACCAGTTTCTATGCAGGAGCTAGACTTGTGGATGCTGAGAAGGCAACATTCTCAGATGTTTTTCGG GTTTTCTTTGCTTTAACCATGGCAGCTATTGGCATTTCTCAATCAAGCTCCTTTGCTCCGGACTCAAGCAAAGCCAAGTCAGCTACCGCTTCTATTTTTGGAATGATTGACAAGAAGTCAGAGATTGATCCAAGTGATGAGTCTGGTACCACCCTTGACAATGTTAAAGGGGAAATTGAGCTTCGTCATGTGAGCTTCAAGTATCCATCTAGGCCGGATATACAAATTCTCCGAGACCTCAACTTGGCTATCCATTCTGGCAAG ACGGTGGCTCTTGTTGGTGAAAGTGGGAGTGGGAAATCCACAGTGATTGCCTTGTTGCAGAGATTTTATAATCCTGATTCAGGTGAAATCACTCTTGATGGGATAGAAATCCGAGAGTTACAACTCAAGTGGTTAAGGCAACAGATGGGGCTTGTGAGCCAAGAGCCAGTGTTATTCAATAACACTATCCGTGCCAACATTGCCTATGGAAAAGGAGGCAATGCAACTGAAGCAGAAATCACGTCTGCATCAGAACTTGCCAATGCACACAGGTTTATCAGTGGGTTACAACAG GGTTATGATACCATAGTGGGAGAAAGGGGGACCCAATTATCTGGTGGGCAGAAGCAAAGGGTTGCTATTGCACGTGCCATCATCAAAAGTCCAAAGATATTGCTCCTAGATGAGGCCACAAGTGCATTAGATGCAGAATCAGAAAGAGTTGTTCAAGATGCATTGGACAAAGTCATGGTTAATAGGACCACAGTGGTGGTGGCACATCGTTTGTCCACAATAAAAAATGCAGATGTGATTGCTGTTGTCAAGAATGGGGTTATAGTGGAGAAAGGAAGGCATGAAACGCTCATTAATGTCAAGGATGGGTTTTATGCTTCCTTGGTTCAACTCCATACAAGTGCTTCAACTGTATAA